The Mycolicibacterium lutetiense genome window below encodes:
- a CDS encoding TetR/AcrR family transcriptional regulator → MPRDWLSVRRSEVAADHILDAADALFTKQDAATVGMHEIASAAGCSRATLYRYFENRDALYTAYVHREAQRLYQELSEQIATVTDPVQRLIDGMITALHAVRKSPALSSWFATAQRPIGGELAEQSEVIRALVEGFVRSLAGGAGNSGTAAVNDQVDRQARWLVRVMVSLLVFPGPDEADERAMLAEFVAPLVIPTQLHVE, encoded by the coding sequence ATGCCTCGCGACTGGTTGTCGGTCCGGCGGTCCGAGGTGGCCGCCGACCACATTCTCGACGCCGCCGACGCCCTGTTTACCAAACAGGACGCGGCGACCGTCGGTATGCACGAGATCGCTTCGGCCGCAGGCTGTTCCCGCGCCACGCTGTACCGCTATTTCGAGAACCGCGACGCGCTGTACACCGCCTATGTCCACCGCGAGGCACAGCGGCTGTACCAGGAGCTCAGCGAGCAGATCGCCACGGTCACCGATCCGGTGCAACGGTTGATCGACGGGATGATCACCGCCCTGCACGCGGTCCGGAAGAGTCCGGCGCTGTCGTCGTGGTTCGCGACCGCACAGCGGCCGATCGGCGGCGAGCTGGCCGAGCAGTCCGAGGTGATCCGGGCGCTGGTCGAGGGGTTCGTGCGTTCGCTCGCCGGCGGAGCCGGCAATTCGGGCACCGCCGCCGTCAACGACCAGGTGGACCGGCAAGCCCGGTGGCTGGTGCGGGTCATGGTGTCACTGCTGGTCTTCCCCGGCCCCGACGAGGCCGACGAGCGGGCCATGCTGGCCGAGTTCGTCGCCCCGCTCGTCATCCCGACACAACTACACGTCGAGTAG
- a CDS encoding DUF5995 family protein has protein sequence MASHPTPLPPLPPVTSIAEVVVAIDTITDWAVETSSRLGYFAALYKRITIAVGAAVEAGAFEDGPRMDRLDAAFASRYFDALNGYFHPGRYPKPTRSWRVTFEWADKPAPILVQHMLAGVTAHIVLDLGIAAQGLVSASRLPSLRKDFDTINAVLASQIAGVVNDINELSPALADIYAVLQQHQIFVLNEAIRALRDSAWRFATVLALEPGFARPPTIWARDLQVSRQAQAVFDPPSLVGAFDLAIKEIAARESRDVARNVQVLDEIAATPAPIQTAL, from the coding sequence ATGGCCAGTCATCCGACGCCACTGCCGCCGCTACCGCCGGTCACCAGTATTGCCGAGGTCGTCGTCGCCATCGACACGATCACCGACTGGGCCGTGGAAACGTCAAGTCGACTGGGCTATTTCGCCGCCCTGTACAAGCGGATTACCATCGCGGTCGGCGCCGCGGTCGAGGCCGGGGCATTCGAGGACGGTCCGCGGATGGACCGGCTCGACGCGGCGTTCGCATCCCGGTACTTCGACGCACTGAACGGGTACTTCCACCCGGGCCGGTACCCGAAACCCACCCGGTCCTGGCGGGTCACCTTCGAGTGGGCCGACAAGCCGGCACCGATCCTGGTGCAGCACATGCTCGCCGGGGTCACCGCCCACATCGTGCTCGACCTCGGGATCGCGGCGCAGGGCCTTGTGAGCGCGAGCCGCCTCCCCTCGCTGCGCAAGGATTTCGACACCATCAATGCGGTGCTCGCGAGCCAGATCGCCGGGGTGGTCAACGACATCAACGAGCTGTCACCGGCACTGGCCGACATCTATGCCGTGCTCCAGCAGCATCAGATCTTCGTCCTGAACGAGGCGATCCGGGCCCTGCGTGACAGCGCATGGCGATTCGCCACCGTGCTGGCACTGGAACCCGGATTCGCGCGGCCACCGACGATCTGGGCACGGGACCTCCAGGTGAGCCGGCAAGCGCAGGCGGTATTCGACCCACCCAGCCTGGTCGGCGCCTTCGATCTGGCGATCAAGGAGATCGCGGCGCGGGAAAGCCGCGATGTGGCCAGAAACGTTCAGGTGCTCGACGAGATCGCCGCGACGCCCGCCCCGATCCAGACCGCGCTGTGA
- a CDS encoding acyltransferase family protein encodes MTASNRVTDPSDQGGLESVDAVPPGASGSARVASLTGIRAVAAILVVLTHAAYTTGKYGQGYLGLVYSRAEIGVPIFFVLSGFLLFRPWVKAAATGGEPPSVRRYGWHRVRRIMPAYVVTVLIAYLLYHFRTAGPNPGHTWMGLFRNLTLSQIYTDNYLFAYLHQGLTQMWSLAVEAAFYVALPLVAYLLLVVLCRRRWRPGLLFFGLAALAAVSPVWLTIVHDSTNLPDGARLWLPTYMAWFVAGMALTVLGQLKVRGYGMVCVPLAVACYFIASTPLAGEPTTSPAKLSEALVKTFFYAVIAALLVAPAALGDRGWYTRFLASRPMVFLGEISYEIFLIHLMIMELVMVEVMRDPVYTGSMFNLFMLTMAFTIPAAWLLHRFTRVRS; translated from the coding sequence GTGACGGCTTCCAACAGAGTGACGGATCCGTCGGATCAGGGTGGCCTCGAGTCGGTAGACGCAGTGCCACCAGGGGCTTCGGGGTCCGCGCGGGTCGCGTCACTGACCGGGATACGCGCGGTGGCCGCCATTCTGGTGGTGCTGACCCACGCGGCGTACACGACCGGCAAGTACGGGCAGGGCTATCTCGGGCTGGTCTATTCACGGGCCGAGATCGGTGTGCCGATCTTCTTCGTGCTCAGCGGTTTCCTGTTGTTCCGTCCGTGGGTGAAGGCCGCAGCGACCGGGGGAGAGCCGCCGTCTGTCCGCCGCTACGGCTGGCACCGGGTCCGACGGATCATGCCGGCGTATGTGGTCACGGTCCTGATCGCCTACCTGCTCTACCACTTTCGCACCGCGGGCCCGAACCCCGGCCACACCTGGATGGGCCTGTTCCGCAATCTGACGCTGTCCCAGATCTACACCGACAACTACCTGTTCGCCTATCTGCATCAGGGGCTGACCCAGATGTGGAGCCTGGCGGTGGAGGCGGCGTTCTACGTCGCGTTGCCGCTGGTGGCTTATCTGCTGCTGGTGGTGTTGTGTCGGCGGCGCTGGCGGCCGGGGCTGCTGTTCTTCGGTCTGGCGGCGCTGGCTGCGGTGTCGCCGGTGTGGCTGACGATCGTGCACGATTCCACGAATCTGCCTGACGGTGCCCGGTTGTGGCTGCCCACGTATATGGCGTGGTTCGTGGCAGGTATGGCGCTGACCGTGCTGGGCCAGCTCAAGGTGCGCGGCTACGGGATGGTGTGCGTGCCGTTGGCGGTGGCGTGTTACTTCATCGCGTCGACGCCGCTCGCCGGGGAGCCGACGACGTCACCGGCCAAGTTGAGCGAAGCATTGGTCAAGACGTTCTTCTACGCGGTGATCGCGGCCTTGTTGGTGGCGCCGGCGGCGCTGGGTGACCGCGGTTGGTACACCCGGTTCCTGGCTTCCCGGCCGATGGTCTTCCTCGGTGAGATCTCCTACGAGATCTTCCTGATCCACCTGATGATCATGGAACTGGTGATGGTCGAGGTGATGCGCGATCCGGTCTACACGGGGTCGATGTTCAACCTGTTCATGCTCACCATGGCATTCACCATCCCGGCGGCCTGGCTGCTGCACCGGTTCACGCGCGTCCGTTCCTGA
- a CDS encoding FAD-binding oxidoreductase yields the protein MLSELIAELPEGVVVTDPDILASYRQDRAADPAAGTPLAVVRPTRTEEVQAVLRWASAHRVAVVPRGAGTGLSGGATALDGGIVLSTEKMRDITVDPVTRTAVVQPGLLNAEVKKAVAAQGLWYPPDPSSFEICSIGGNVATNAGGLCCVKYGVTTDYVLGLQVVLADGTAVRLGGPRLKDVAGLSLTKLFVGSEGTLGVVTEATLRLLPPQHSPCTVVATFDSVEAASNSVVTITGKIRPSMLEFMDSVAINAVEDKLKMGLDRNAAAMMVAASDDRGAAGADDAAFMAQVFTECGATEVFSTSDPDEGEAFVAARRFAIPAVEAKGSLLLEDVGVPLPALAELVSGVAEIAAHRDLLISVIAHAGDGNTHPLIVFDPANPDMAARAQLAFGEIMDLAVGLGGTITGEHGVGRLKQPWLAGQIGPDAVELNHRIKRALDPQNILNPGAAI from the coding sequence GTGCTGTCAGAGCTGATCGCCGAACTGCCCGAAGGTGTCGTCGTCACCGACCCCGACATCCTGGCTTCCTACCGCCAGGACCGGGCTGCCGATCCGGCCGCGGGCACACCGCTGGCAGTGGTCCGGCCCACCCGCACCGAGGAGGTGCAGGCCGTGCTGCGCTGGGCCAGCGCACACCGGGTGGCGGTCGTACCCCGCGGTGCAGGAACCGGGTTGTCCGGCGGTGCGACAGCCCTCGACGGCGGGATCGTGTTGTCCACCGAGAAGATGCGCGACATCACCGTCGACCCGGTCACCCGCACCGCCGTGGTGCAGCCCGGCCTGCTCAACGCCGAGGTGAAGAAGGCCGTTGCCGCACAGGGACTCTGGTACCCACCAGACCCGTCGTCCTTCGAGATCTGCAGCATCGGGGGCAATGTCGCCACCAACGCCGGCGGGCTGTGCTGCGTCAAATACGGCGTGACCACCGATTACGTACTCGGCCTGCAGGTCGTGCTCGCGGACGGCACCGCGGTGCGCCTGGGCGGCCCGAGGTTGAAAGACGTTGCGGGCCTGAGCCTGACCAAGCTGTTCGTCGGCAGCGAGGGCACCTTGGGCGTGGTCACCGAGGCGACGCTGCGGTTGCTGCCGCCGCAACACTCCCCCTGCACCGTGGTGGCCACCTTCGATTCTGTGGAGGCCGCCTCCAACTCGGTCGTGACGATCACCGGAAAGATCCGGCCCTCCATGCTCGAGTTCATGGATTCGGTGGCGATCAACGCCGTCGAGGACAAGCTCAAGATGGGCTTGGACCGCAACGCCGCGGCGATGATGGTGGCCGCCTCCGACGATCGCGGTGCCGCGGGCGCCGACGACGCAGCCTTCATGGCTCAGGTATTCACCGAATGCGGTGCCACCGAGGTGTTCTCCACCTCCGACCCGGACGAGGGCGAAGCCTTCGTGGCGGCCCGTCGTTTCGCCATCCCGGCAGTGGAAGCCAAGGGCTCACTGCTGCTCGAGGATGTCGGCGTGCCGCTGCCCGCACTGGCCGAACTGGTCAGCGGGGTGGCCGAGATCGCGGCACATCGGGATCTGCTGATCTCGGTGATCGCCCATGCCGGCGACGGCAACACCCACCCGCTGATCGTGTTCGATCCGGCCAATCCCGACATGGCCGCGCGGGCCCAGCTCGCGTTCGGCGAGATCATGGACCTCGCCGTCGGCCTGGGCGGCACGATCACCGGTGAGCATGGCGTGGGCCGGCTCAAGCAACCCTGGTTGGCCGGCCAGATCGGCCCGGACGCAGTGGAACTCAATCACCGGATCAAGCGGGCGCTGGACCCGCAGAACATCCTCAATCCCGGCGCGGCGATCTAG
- a CDS encoding DEAD/DEAH box helicase yields MTSPDPDSGDTAPTFADLQIDPAVLKAVTDVGYESPSAIQAATIPAMLAGSDVVGLAQTGTGKTAAFAIPILSKIDTSSKATQALVLAPTRELALQVAEAFGRYGAHLPGVNVLPIYGGASYTVQLSGLRRGAQVVVGTPGRVIDHLERGTLDLSKLDYLVLDEADEMLTMGFAEEVERILADTPEYKQVALFSATMPPAIRKITTKYLHNPVEVTVKAKTATAENITQRFIQVAGARKLDALTRVLEVEEGDAMIVFVRTKQATEEVAERLKARGFAAAAINGDINQAQRERTISALKDGTIDILVATDVAARGLDVERISHVVNYDIPHDTESYVHRIGRTGRAGRSGHALLFVTPRERHLLKSIEKHTRSKVIEAELPSVDDVNAQRVAKFRDSITDSLNGPGLELFRRIIEDYERENDVPMVDIAAALALQSRNGEEFLMTEPPPEKRKERDRDRDRDRGESRSERGQRPPREGLATYRISVGKRHKVGPGHIVGAIANEGGLHRNEFGHITIRGDYSLVELPEKLPGKTLKALENTRISGMLINLEPAPGEHADRGDRGPRREYKGKADYKDRSDRSGKPHRKTK; encoded by the coding sequence ATGACCTCGCCAGACCCGGATTCGGGGGATACCGCCCCGACGTTTGCCGACCTGCAGATTGACCCCGCAGTGTTGAAGGCAGTCACTGATGTCGGATACGAGTCGCCGTCGGCGATTCAGGCCGCGACCATTCCAGCCATGCTCGCCGGCTCCGATGTGGTCGGGCTGGCTCAGACGGGCACCGGCAAGACGGCCGCTTTTGCCATCCCGATCCTGTCCAAGATCGACACGTCGAGCAAGGCCACCCAGGCGCTCGTCCTAGCACCGACTCGCGAGCTGGCCTTGCAGGTCGCGGAGGCATTTGGCCGCTATGGCGCGCATCTGCCCGGGGTCAACGTGTTGCCGATCTACGGCGGGGCGTCCTACACCGTGCAGCTGTCCGGGCTGCGGCGCGGCGCGCAGGTGGTGGTGGGCACCCCAGGTCGCGTGATCGACCACCTCGAGCGCGGCACGCTGGATCTGTCGAAGCTCGATTACCTGGTGCTCGACGAGGCCGACGAGATGCTCACCATGGGTTTCGCCGAGGAGGTCGAGCGGATCCTCGCCGACACCCCGGAGTACAAGCAGGTGGCGCTCTTCTCGGCGACCATGCCGCCGGCGATCCGCAAGATCACCACCAAGTACCTGCACAACCCGGTCGAGGTGACGGTCAAGGCCAAGACCGCCACCGCCGAGAACATCACCCAGCGGTTCATCCAGGTCGCGGGTGCGCGCAAGCTGGACGCGCTGACGCGGGTGCTCGAGGTCGAGGAGGGCGACGCGATGATCGTGTTCGTCCGCACCAAGCAGGCCACCGAGGAGGTCGCCGAGCGGCTCAAGGCCCGCGGTTTCGCGGCCGCGGCCATCAACGGCGACATCAACCAGGCCCAGCGTGAGCGCACGATCAGCGCGCTCAAGGACGGCACGATCGACATCCTGGTCGCCACCGACGTCGCTGCACGTGGCCTGGACGTCGAGCGCATCTCGCACGTCGTCAACTACGACATCCCGCACGACACCGAGTCCTATGTGCACCGCATCGGCCGCACCGGCCGGGCCGGGCGCTCCGGGCACGCATTGCTGTTCGTCACCCCGCGCGAACGGCACCTGCTCAAGTCGATCGAGAAGCACACCCGGTCGAAGGTCATCGAGGCCGAGCTGCCCAGCGTCGACGATGTCAACGCGCAGCGCGTGGCCAAGTTCCGTGACTCGATCACCGACTCGCTCAACGGTCCGGGCCTGGAGTTGTTCCGCCGGATCATCGAGGACTACGAGCGTGAGAACGACGTGCCGATGGTCGACATCGCTGCGGCGCTCGCGTTGCAATCGCGCAACGGCGAAGAGTTCCTGATGACCGAGCCGCCACCGGAGAAGCGCAAAGAGCGGGACCGTGACCGCGACCGCGACCGCGGGGAAAGCCGGTCCGAGCGCGGCCAGCGTCCGCCGCGTGAAGGCTTGGCGACCTACCGGATCTCGGTCGGCAAGCGGCACAAGGTGGGCCCCGGCCACATCGTCGGTGCGATTGCCAACGAGGGCGGCCTGCACCGCAACGAGTTCGGCCACATCACCATCCGCGGGGACTACTCGCTGGTGGAGTTGCCGGAGAAGCTGCCCGGTAAAACGCTCAAGGCGCTGGAGAACACCCGGATCTCGGGGATGTTGATCAATCTGGAGCCGGCTCCTGGCGAGCATGCCGACCGCGGTGATCGTGGGCCGCGCCGCGAGTACAAGGGCAAGGCGGACTACAAGGACCGTTCGGACCGATCGGGGAAGCCGCACCGGAAGACCAAGTGA
- a CDS encoding DUF3237 domain-containing protein, with product MTTLTTPLVDIDATPVFDHLLDIRIAFESVHVFSTPLGTRMTYVVKQGRCVGPRIAADVLPGGGDWVLLGTDRVARLDVRATLRTDDGALIYLTNTGRVRMDKAAADRFTAGELIRHDEMTARSSPLFETGDDRYRWLNAVHTIAINQVSLSEVHYRVFAVG from the coding sequence ATGACAACACTGACAACACCTCTCGTCGATATCGATGCCACCCCGGTCTTCGACCATCTGCTCGACATCCGCATCGCCTTCGAGTCTGTACATGTCTTTTCCACCCCGTTGGGCACTCGCATGACCTACGTCGTCAAGCAGGGCCGGTGCGTCGGGCCGCGTATCGCGGCCGACGTCCTGCCCGGCGGAGGAGATTGGGTCCTGCTCGGCACCGACCGCGTGGCACGCCTGGATGTGCGCGCCACCCTGCGCACCGACGACGGTGCCCTCATCTACCTGACCAACACCGGCCGGGTCCGGATGGACAAGGCGGCCGCCGACCGGTTCACCGCCGGAGAACTGATCCGTCACGACGAGATGACAGCGAGGTCCAGTCCGCTCTTCGAAACCGGCGACGACCGCTACCGGTGGCTGAACGCCGTCCACACCATTGCCATCAACCAGGTATCGCTCAGCGAGGTGCACTACCGGGTATTCGCCGTCGGCTGA
- a CDS encoding maleylpyruvate isomerase family mycothiol-dependent enzyme, translating to MTLDNLLTAATDEALAFADLLESLDADQRRSPTPCTGWTIDDLADHVAVVCFRDAEAYHRARAQITTPPGELTLANPDLPAAIRLAVGHLQAAFDQAPGQWPVIPAPFGDFPVAAALRSLILEFGVHLDDLKVATGDRSSTFSPATIEAILGFGELFLLRQAQPLESGPVTLRLTAPSKSMAITWTGRNWVQGAGAEEHRVEGSDDVIARLMLRRGEADGLVGAAIRPL from the coding sequence ATGACCCTCGACAATCTGCTCACCGCCGCCACCGACGAAGCGCTGGCCTTCGCCGACCTACTCGAAAGCCTCGACGCGGACCAGCGCCGCTCCCCCACCCCATGCACGGGATGGACCATCGACGACCTGGCCGACCACGTGGCCGTCGTCTGTTTCCGCGACGCCGAGGCCTACCACCGCGCACGGGCCCAAATCACCACGCCGCCAGGAGAACTCACCCTGGCCAACCCCGACCTACCGGCGGCCATCCGGCTGGCGGTCGGACATCTGCAGGCCGCGTTCGACCAGGCACCCGGTCAGTGGCCCGTGATACCGGCACCGTTCGGCGACTTCCCGGTGGCCGCCGCACTGCGCTCGCTGATCCTGGAATTCGGGGTACATCTCGACGACCTGAAGGTGGCGACCGGCGACCGGAGCTCGACGTTCTCCCCCGCCACCATCGAAGCGATCCTCGGATTCGGCGAGTTGTTCCTGCTGCGCCAGGCCCAACCGCTGGAGAGCGGGCCCGTCACCCTGCGGCTGACCGCACCGTCGAAGTCCATGGCGATCACCTGGACCGGGAGAAACTGGGTCCAGGGCGCCGGTGCCGAGGAGCACCGCGTCGAAGGCTCCGACGATGTGATCGCCCGGCTCATGCTGCGCCGGGGCGAAGCCGACGGCCTCGTTGGCGCAGCGATTCGTCCGCTCTAG
- a CDS encoding winged helix-turn-helix transcriptional regulator — protein MASRSYGQHCALAKSLDMVGDRWTLLVVRDLLEGPLRYGDLLSSLAPISTDMLAGRLRDLEANGLVRKRMLPKPASTAVYELTDDGRALEDVINAYSRWGRHLIETRAPGDAVRPEWLIRAVRAFVSTDRDGPPVTVRLVTPEGQATVEIGPDRIDTCEDGTVADVTLTGEAEVLGAAMDPAQVPALLADGSLVIDGDPAAVRQLAKVFAPPRIRS, from the coding sequence ATGGCGTCACGGTCCTACGGGCAGCACTGCGCACTGGCGAAGAGCCTCGATATGGTCGGGGATCGCTGGACCCTGCTGGTGGTCAGGGACCTGCTGGAAGGTCCGCTGCGGTACGGGGATCTGCTGAGCTCGCTGGCCCCGATCTCCACCGACATGCTCGCCGGGCGACTGCGCGACCTGGAGGCGAACGGGCTGGTGCGCAAGCGGATGCTGCCCAAGCCCGCATCCACCGCGGTGTACGAGCTCACCGACGACGGCCGGGCGCTGGAGGACGTGATCAACGCCTACTCCCGGTGGGGCCGGCATCTGATCGAGACCCGCGCACCCGGGGATGCGGTGCGTCCCGAGTGGCTGATCCGCGCGGTGCGTGCCTTCGTCAGTACGGACCGTGACGGACCACCGGTCACGGTGCGTCTGGTGACCCCCGAGGGCCAGGCGACCGTCGAGATCGGGCCGGACCGCATCGACACGTGCGAGGACGGGACGGTGGCTGATGTGACACTCACAGGTGAGGCCGAGGTGTTGGGTGCGGCGATGGACCCGGCGCAGGTGCCCGCGCTGTTGGCGGATGGCAGCCTGGTGATCGACGGAGATCCCGCCGCGGTCAGGCAGTTGGCGAAAGTCTTTGCCCCGCCACGGATCAGGAGCTAG
- a CDS encoding cytochrome P450 → MAATLSHSPARFVPADADTWANPWPMYAALRDHDPVHHVVPDESPEHDYYVLSRHADIWAAARDHGTFSSAQGLTVAYGELEMIGLADNPPFVMQDPPVHTEFRKLVSRGFTPRQVEAVEPKVREFVIERIEGLRSSGGGDIVAELFKPLPSMVVAHYLGVPDEDRDQFDGWTDAIVAASTSSAGIAAASGTAGEAVVSMMGYFSELIERRRKEPGDDTISHLVAAGVGGDGDIAGLLSILAFTFTMVTGGNDTTTGMLGGTVQLLQQRPDQRQLLVQDPELIIDSIDEFLRLTSPVQGLARTTTRDVTIGDTTIPAGRKTLLLYGSGNRDEREFGENAAELDVLRKPRNILTFSHGAHFCLGAAAARMQSRIALTELLSRYPDFEVDLDSVTWSGGNYVRRPLSVQFRAGT, encoded by the coding sequence ATGGCCGCGACTTTGTCTCACAGCCCCGCCCGCTTCGTCCCCGCCGACGCCGACACCTGGGCCAATCCCTGGCCCATGTACGCGGCGCTGCGCGACCACGATCCGGTACACCACGTGGTGCCCGACGAGTCACCCGAGCACGACTACTACGTGCTGTCTCGGCACGCCGACATCTGGGCGGCTGCCCGCGACCACGGCACCTTCTCCTCGGCGCAGGGGCTGACCGTGGCCTACGGCGAACTGGAAATGATCGGCCTGGCCGACAATCCGCCGTTCGTCATGCAGGACCCGCCGGTGCACACCGAGTTCCGCAAGCTGGTGTCACGCGGTTTCACCCCACGGCAGGTCGAGGCCGTGGAGCCCAAGGTGCGGGAGTTCGTCATCGAGCGCATCGAGGGGTTGCGCTCGAGTGGCGGCGGGGACATCGTCGCCGAGTTGTTCAAACCGCTGCCGTCCATGGTGGTCGCGCACTACCTCGGGGTGCCCGATGAGGACCGGGATCAGTTCGACGGCTGGACCGACGCCATCGTCGCCGCCAGCACCTCCTCCGCAGGCATCGCCGCGGCGAGCGGTACCGCGGGCGAGGCGGTGGTCTCGATGATGGGCTACTTCTCCGAGCTGATCGAACGCCGCCGCAAGGAACCCGGCGATGACACCATCTCCCATCTGGTCGCGGCGGGAGTGGGGGGCGACGGCGACATCGCGGGCTTACTGTCCATCCTGGCGTTCACCTTCACCATGGTGACCGGTGGCAATGACACCACCACCGGAATGCTGGGCGGCACTGTGCAACTGCTGCAGCAGCGCCCCGACCAGCGCCAGCTGCTGGTGCAGGACCCGGAGCTGATCATCGACTCCATCGACGAGTTCCTGCGGCTGACATCCCCGGTGCAGGGCCTGGCCCGCACCACCACCCGCGACGTCACCATCGGTGACACCACCATCCCGGCGGGACGAAAGACGTTGCTGCTGTACGGGTCGGGCAACCGCGACGAGCGCGAATTCGGCGAGAACGCAGCCGAACTCGACGTGTTGCGTAAGCCGCGCAACATCCTCACCTTCAGCCACGGCGCGCATTTCTGCCTCGGCGCGGCCGCGGCCCGCATGCAATCCCGGATCGCATTGACCGAACTGCTGTCCCGCTACCCAGATTTCGAGGTCGACCTCGATTCGGTGACCTGGTCCGGCGGCAACTACGTGCGGCGACCGCTGTCAGTGCAGTTCCGAGCAGGGACCTGA
- a CDS encoding rhomboid family intramembrane serine protease, with protein sequence MSTPDAPQLPAQTPTCYRHPDRPTYVRCTRCQRPVCPDCMRSAAVGHQCMDCVNEGAKSVQATRTQFGGVARSGVPILTYALIAINVVVFVLQMASGSLEKELTLWPPGIAAHDEYYRLVTSMFLHYGAMHLLFNMWALYVVGPPLEQWLGRLRFGALYALSGLGGSVLVYLLSPLNTATAGASGAIFGLFGAIFVVARKLNLDVRMIAAVVVINLVFTFAGPALGTGAISWQGHVGGLITGAGVAAAYVYAPRARRNAVQAGVSVAVLLAFLALIAWRSSHLLTMFGMA encoded by the coding sequence ATGAGTACCCCTGACGCGCCGCAGCTACCTGCCCAGACGCCGACGTGTTACCGGCATCCGGACCGTCCCACCTATGTGCGCTGCACTCGCTGCCAGCGCCCCGTCTGCCCGGATTGCATGCGCTCTGCCGCCGTGGGCCACCAGTGCATGGACTGCGTCAACGAGGGCGCCAAGTCGGTCCAGGCGACGCGCACCCAGTTCGGCGGGGTGGCCCGTTCCGGGGTGCCGATCCTGACCTACGCGCTGATCGCTATCAACGTCGTGGTGTTCGTCCTGCAGATGGCTTCGGGAAGTCTGGAGAAGGAGCTCACCCTGTGGCCGCCCGGCATCGCCGCGCACGACGAGTACTACCGCCTGGTGACCTCGATGTTCCTGCACTACGGCGCCATGCACCTGCTGTTCAACATGTGGGCGCTCTACGTGGTGGGTCCGCCGCTGGAACAGTGGTTGGGCCGGTTGCGTTTCGGTGCGTTGTACGCGCTCAGCGGGCTCGGCGGTTCGGTGCTGGTCTACCTGTTGTCTCCGTTGAACACCGCGACGGCCGGCGCCTCAGGTGCGATCTTCGGCCTGTTCGGCGCGATCTTCGTCGTCGCCCGCAAACTCAACCTCGACGTCCGCATGATCGCCGCGGTGGTCGTCATCAACTTGGTGTTCACGTTCGCCGGGCCGGCGCTGGGGACCGGAGCGATCAGCTGGCAGGGCCACGTCGGCGGCCTGATCACGGGTGCGGGCGTCGCCGCGGCCTATGTCTATGCCCCGCGTGCGCGTCGAAATGCCGTCCAGGCCGGGGTCTCGGTGGCGGTGCTACTGGCCTTCCTTGCGCTGATCGCCTGGCGCTCAAGTCATCTGCTGACCATGTTCGGAATGGCCTGA